From Nicotiana tabacum cultivar K326 chromosome 15, ASM71507v2, whole genome shotgun sequence, the proteins below share one genomic window:
- the LOC107777580 gene encoding branched-chain-amino-acid aminotransferase 2, chloroplastic-like, with the protein MFMTRCSQYGNFEKGQLNPYGNIELSPSAGVLNYGQGLIEGTKAYRRDDGRTFLFRPHESAIRMQIGAERMCMPSPSTQQFVDAVKLTALANNRWIPPAGKGSLYIRPLLIGNGPILGVAPAPEYTFLVYACPVGNYLRNGTQPLTLYVEEEHHRASRGGAGGVKSITNYGPVLKAIKRAKERGYSDVLYLDSVNNRYIEEVSAANIFLVKEKVIATPVPSGTILEGITRKSIIDLAHDLGYQVEERLIEAEELISADEVFCTGTALGVAPIGSITYKNKRIEYKVSSELISEQLNTRLVAIQKGIIEDKRDWVLEIK; encoded by the exons ATGTTTATGACAAGATGCTCTCAATATGGGAATTTTGAAAAAGGCCAACTTAATCCTTATGGGAACATTGAATTGAGCCCCTCTGCTGGTGTTTTGAACTATGGACAG gGTTTAATTGAAGGTACAAAAGCTTATAGAAGAGATGATGGACGTACTTTTCTTTTCCGTCCACACGAAAGTGCAATTCGAATGCAAATTGGTGCTGAAAGAATGTGCATGCCTTCCCCTTCTACTCAACAATTTGTCGATGCTGTCAAGCTAACTGCTCTGGCTAATAACCGTTGG ATTCCACCTGCTGGCAAAGGGTCACTTTATATTAGGCCTCTGCTTATAGGAAATGGGCCTATACTTGGAGTGGCTCCAGCTCCTGAGTACACATTCCTTGTCTACGCTTGCCCTGTAGGAAATTATTTAAGG AATGGAACACAACCGTTAACCTTATATGTTGAGGAAGAACATCATCGTGCCTCACGAGGGGGAGCTGGTGGAGTCAAAAGCATTACTAATTATGGCCCG GTTTTGAAAGCTATAAAGAGAGCAAAGGAGAGAGGATACTCAGATGTATTGTACCTTGACTCAGTAAATAATAGATATATTGAAGAGGTCTCTGCCGCTAACATTTTCCTTGTTAAG GAAAAAGTCATTGCAACTCCAGTTCCCAGTGGAACCATTCTTGAAGGAATCACAAGGAAAAGCATTATAGACCTTGCACATGATCTTGGATACCAG GTTGAAGAACGCTTGATTGAAGCTGAGGAATTGATTAGTGCAGATGAAGTTTTCTGTACAGGAACTGCACTTGGTGTTGCACCAATAGGAAGTATAACTTACAAGAACAAGCg GATTGAATACAAGGTAAGCTCAGAACTAATTAGCGAGCAATTAAACACGAGACTAGTAGCGATTCAAAAAGGTATTATCGAGGACAAGAGGGATTGGGTTCTTGAGATTAAGTGA
- the LOC107762977 gene encoding phosphoenolpyruvate carboxykinase (ATP) 1-like, which translates to MASNGNGLAKIETQKRKEDKIICHDDSAVPVKAQTEDELHSLQKKKSAPNTPIKDIQSAFGIPTTEVERQKQQLQSISASLASLTRETGPKVVKGDPASRAETPKLVQTSQHKHTAAPNITDSSLKFTHILYNLSPAELYEQAIQNEKGSFITSSGAMATLSGAKTGRSPRDKRVVKDETTANELWWGKGSPNIEMDEQTFLINRERAVDYLCSLEKVFVNDQFLNWDPNNRIKVRIVSARAYHSLFMHNMCIRPTPEELENFGTPDFTIYNAGKFPCNRYTHYMTSSTSIDINLARREMVILGTQYAGEMKKGLFSLMHYLMPKRQILSLHSGCNMGKEGDVALFFGLSGTGKTTLSTDHNRYLIGDDEHCWSDHGVSNIEGGCYAKCIDLSREKEPDIWNAIKFGTVLENVVFEEHTREVDYADKSVTENTRAAYPIEYIPNAKIPCVGPHPKNVAGTEDGIKEPTATFSACFGAAFIMLHPTKYAAMLAEKMQKHGATGWLVNTGWSGGSYGSGSRIKLAYTRKIIDAIHSGELLKANYTKTEVFGLEIPSELEGVPSQILDPVNTWPDKNAYKETLMKLGGLFRKNFEVFANYKIGADNNLTEQILAAGPNF; encoded by the exons ATGGCATCCAATGGCAATGGGCTGGCAAAGATCGAGACACAGAAGAGGAAAGAAGATAAGATCATATGCCACGATGATAGCGCAGTTCCAGTGAAAGCTCAGACAGAGGACGAGTTGCATTCTCTTCAGAAGAAGAAATCTGCACCCAATACCCCTATCAAAGATATTCAGAGTGCCTTTGGCATCCCCACTACTGAAGTCGAGCGACAGAAACAACAACTCCAATCCATCAG TGCATCATTGGCATCATTAACAAGGGAGACGGGACCAAAGGTTGTGAAAGGAGACCCTGCAAGTAGGGCGGAGACGCCCAAGTTGGTGCAAACCTCTCAGCATAAACACACTGCAGCACCTAACATTACTGACAGTTCTCTCAAGTTCACTCACATCCTCTATAATCTCTCCCCTGCTG AGCTGTATGAGCAAGCAATCCAGAATGAAAAGGGCTCATTCATCACATCAAGTGGTGCTATGGCCACACTTTCTGGAGCCAAAACTGGCCGATCCCCAAGAGACAAGCGCGTTGTTAAGGATGAAACCACTGCAAATGAACTTTGGTGGGGAAA GGGCTCACCTAACATTGAAATGGACGAACAGACTTTCTTAATCAACAGAGAAAGAGCCGTTGATTATCTTTGCTCTTTGGAGAAG GTTTTCGTGAACGATCAGTTTCTCAACTGGGATCCAAACAATCGTATCAAAGTTAGAATTGTATCTGCCAGAGCCTATCACTCCTTATTCATGCACAACAT GTGTATCCGACCCACTCCTGAAGAGCTAGAGAATTTTGGTACTCCGGATTTCACAATATACAATGCTGGGAAATTCCCGTGTAATCGTTACACCCACTATATGACTTCCTCCACTAGCATAGACATTAATCTTGCTAGGAGAGAAATGGTCATCCTTGGCACACAGTATGCTGGGGAAATGAAGAAAGGTCTCTTCAGTCTAATGCACTATTTAATGCCCAAGCGCCAGATTCTCTCTCTGCATTCTGGCTGCAATATGGGAAAAGAAGGAGATGTAGCCCTCTTCTTTGGATTATCAG GAACGGGGAAGACTACGTTGTCGACAGACCATAATAGATACCTAATCGGAGATGATGAACACTGTTGGAGTGATCATGGTGTTTCAAACATTGAGGGTGGTTGTTATGCAAAATGCATTGACTTGTCAAGGGAGAAGGAGCCTGATATTTGGAATGCCATCAAGTTTGGCACCG TGTTGGAAAATGTGGTTTTTGAAGAACATACTCGGGAAGTGGACTACGCGGACAAATCTGTAACAG AGAACACAAGGGCAGCATATCCAATTGAATACATCCCCAATGCTAAAATACCATGTGTTGGTCCTCATCCTAAAAAT GTGGCAGGAACCGAGGATGGAATTAAGGAGCCTACAGCGACATTTTCAGCATGTTTCGGTGCAGCATTTATAATGCTTCATCCGACAAAATACGCAGCAATGCTAGCTGAGAAAATGCAGAAACATGGAGCTACCGGATGGCTTGTGAACACTGGATGGTCAGGTGGAAG CTATGGATCAGGTAGTCGTATTAAGTTAGCATACACAAGAAAGATCATTGATGCCATCCACTCAGGAGAACTTTTGAAAGCAAATTACACAAAAACTGAGGTGTTTGGGCTTGAAATCCCAAGTGAACTTGAGGGAGTTCCTTCACAGATTCTGGATCCAGTGAACACT TGGCCGGACAAGAATGCGTACAAGGAAACTCTCATGAAGCTGGGAGGTCTGTTTAGGAAGAACTTTGAGGTGTTCGCAAACTACAAGATTGGAGCTGATAACAATCTGACTGAGCAGATACTGGCTGCAGGTCCCAACTTCTGA